The sequence below is a genomic window from Anopheles cruzii chromosome 3, idAnoCruzAS_RS32_06, whole genome shotgun sequence.
cagcagcaaacatGCGAATCGTCTCAAATATATTCCTTCCGCCAGTTCCGCTCTTTCTTCACGTCGATCACTTAAACGCTTGAGATCAATCCTAAAAGAGCGCTAACGGCACAGGTGGGCGACACAGTGGAGGCGTAAACGACATCATCTGCAAACCCTGAACAACACGCAGAGCCAATAGCTTTAATACAGTCGGCAACAAAGGCAACCATCGATCAACATTTGCCACGCCTCTATCTAAAAGTAGCAGTATGTgtcgaaaacaataaaagtttATTAATTCACCTCTAAGAACAGAACAAAATTTTTCATTAGAAACtaaaagtaatttaattttattcaaaagatgaaaaacatgaatgaatgaaattccTTTTCATCACTAACGCATGCGTCGGAAGGCTTGGAAACGACCGATGGTAACTAGATACCGTGTTTGGCATTCTACAGGCACTGCGCGCTTTTGACTGTTTTATCGATATGAGCGAACGTAGTTGACTGGCAGAAGTGAGTCAAAATATTCGGTACGTTCCcataatttatcaaaaatgtCCCTAGGTAGTGAGAATATCAAAATGCttcaaaaattatttaaaaacactGACGACGATTCATCAGAGGAAGAAATCGAGCAAGATGGGCCACAGTTCGGTTGGTACGGAAACTTTACCTTCACTGCGTGTCGTTTATGTGTCAACGATACTTTTAGGTCCTGGTGATATCGGAGAGTCAACTGCTaaaccaaaaaagaaacctgTGGGCGATCCTGCGGAGCACATTGCACCGTCAACGTATGCTCCGCTTGAGAAACCGACAGAAACGCAACCGCAAACCATTGAAGACTGGGaatcgcaacagcagcaggatgaTGGAGCCGTGTTTGAGTCTCGCAAGCGACCGGAGTATAGAGTTTCGTAccgccaaacggtggccaccgaagatATCTACCTCCAGATGGGTTGCAAATCGCCCAGCACGGCCAGCTGTGAGAGTATGGTCGTCGATGTGTTCCTGACTGGCGACGATTCCGCCATCGGCATACATCACATCGAGCTAGCGGTCAAGGAGCAGCGAATCGTCGTGGCAACGCCCAAACATCGACTTGATCTGGTGCTGCCGCACAGGATCGATCCGGACAAGGGTAACGCAGCGTGGCTGTCGGATGAAAAAACTCTTCGCCTTACCCTACGAATGGTGCGGGAATTGGATTTCGTTAACTTTTAGCAACCGCCGATAGCCTTCGGTGCCTTTAACAAATTGTCCATTAATCTTAGCAATTGAAGCACGTAATAAACTCGTCTGACTGATTGGTACACACAAAACATTCACAGAGTGCACCAGGTAATCTGTTTTCATTGTATACGGCCCTCCACAACGTCCATAGGAATGAAGTTAATTTACGTTGCTTCAAATTTCGTGCGATGACTCAATTACGGGTGACATTTTATACGTGTAATGAACTCGCCGAACTTAATTGGCAGAACAAAAGCGTTCGCGTGAATGATCAAATATCATTGTCACAGACGAGGTAAAAGTCTACCAAAGGGCACTAGTCAATTAATTAGTTACATAGATTCATTTCAAAGTCATCCATACGGCCATTTACCGGTTGATTCATGCGCAAGACGTTTATCACGGCGACAATTTGATTCAGTGGGCCATCATTCAGTTGAATGATAGCGCCTCGATAGCGTAAGGGGCCCGTGGTaccattaaatttaaataggTCAATTCATTGCAGATACCTGTGGTTCTCTTTCTTCTGGTCTTACCTCACAGTCTCGCTTGTTGTCCGCAACCACCGACAAAAAGGGGGACCACAGAAACCACAGTCTTCCTTTCTATGCCCTGGCTGAATGTGTAATAAATACTTCAAATCGTCCGTGGACTGGATTTACTGACCAACTCGAAGATGCATAATCATGGTCGTTTTTATGAGCACTTGTGAACCATTCTTTTCTTCATACTTCTACAGTCATGCTATACTAAAACCGGTCATTCCATAATTGAACAGAAGAATAGAATAAAAAGTATAACCCGTTGAAGCTGTTTTGCTAActtgtttaaattattttatttataattttatatataaatacactgtttttttgtttcaataataGACTAATTTTTATCGATTTATTTTACGCTTGCCTATATTCACTACTTCCGAGTGTTATGAgagtttctatttttttttgcctgaCTTTCATATGCTCtttatcattttccattttttcctttATTTGTCCGTTTCATTTGCATTGCCGCACTTTTATATTCGCCTTTTGAACTATTCACAATCATTTCTAGTCTATATGATTTTCCGCCACTTACACTGACTTATCGATTAAACCATTTTCACGACTTTGCTTCTCTCCTGGGGAACAAATAATTTTCCCTTTGCCTTCAATCTCCGCGACCACGCGACGTCTCGATCGATCACAAACTTTCGGGCACGGATTAAAACCGACACAATTTGCAAGCAGCACCATCGATCGCTTCAATCTTCGTATAGTAGACACGCGGCCACACGCAAATCTCGTGCACTCTCAATGCATGCTCGGCTCATGGCTCGTTAACCTAAAGCTTCCCACATCGCCCTGCCTGTGGTTAAGTTACTTTTTAACATCTTTTGATTACATCATGGTCATTGCGGGGCCAATTgccatttttctcgtttttgcATTACCCAAACATTCGCGTGAACGTGTGTAGTACGTGTAAAAGAGATAAAATTGCCATTCCAATCGAACGCCACATTCACCACCTTTAGGCAAGGGGTCTGCTTCTGATAAGTCTACTGCTTTAGTCACACAATTTGTGATTAGAAGAAACGCACTCTCCTTTGCACATTCGATCCGTGTGGCGTGCACGCACAATATCCAAGGGACAAgtttttccgttccggtttcCAGTCCGGTGCGCCCTTTTCCATACGACCTAATATCGCTTCCCTATCTATCGTCGCCTTCCGCCGGGTTAGCAAACGTACATACACATTAAATCGCCTATTTACACACTTAGggaagtaaataaaataaatcaactcGGATTAGACGGTACACATACAATACTCTACAATAATCGGTTCCG
It includes:
- the LOC128274059 gene encoding dynein axonemal assembly factor 6 — its product is MSLGSENIKMLQKLFKNTDDDSSEEEIEQDGPQFGPGDIGESTAKPKKKPVGDPAEHIAPSTYAPLEKPTETQPQTIEDWESQQQQDDGAVFESRKRPEYRVSYRQTVATEDIYLQMGCKSPSTASCESMVVDVFLTGDDSAIGIHHIELAVKEQRIVVATPKHRLDLVLPHRIDPDKGNAAWLSDEKTLRLTLRMVRELDFVNF